A window from Littorina saxatilis isolate snail1 linkage group LG9, US_GU_Lsax_2.0, whole genome shotgun sequence encodes these proteins:
- the LOC138975403 gene encoding uncharacterized protein, with the protein MWKIVLITLLVGVCVSEARRGGNRRGGGGRGGRGARGRGVPPTAENVSMWNRTLVAEVAKEMGFTLPENAEQVYVVSGNKRQLKKENYIKSKTLYDFTGGSSKVLVKVKKWCFLLNKPEDLTREGVLQEVASFNGQTRAATTPVQMYVTELDAAQTTELQGRETVTTMCGSKPIRALSTSAPTAASTDATKTILVTTLDEQISITVPMNRRGRGRQGKRGNRRNGQN; encoded by the exons ATGTGGAAGATCGTGCTCATCACTTTGctggtcggtgtgtgtgtgtccgaggCGAGACGAGGAGGGAACAGG AGAGGTGGAGGTGGAAGGGGCGGTCGAGGGGCCAGAGGAAGGGGGGTGCCACCCACCGCAGAGAATGTTTCCATGTGGAATCGAACCCTTGTCGCGGAAGTGGCCAAGGAGATGGGCTTCACGCTCCCGGAGAATGCTGAACAAGTCTACGTTGTGTCTGGCAACAAACGACAGCTGAAGAAAGAGAACTACATTAAGTCCAAGACCCTTTACGACTTCACTGGAGGCTCCTCG aAAGTGCTTGTGAAAGTGAAGAAATGGTGCTTCTTGCTGAACAAGCCAGAGGACCTTACTCGTGAGGGAGTCCTGCAGGAAGTTGCTTCTTTTAAC GGGCAGACCAGGGCAGCCACCACACCGGTTCAGATGTACGTGACGGAGCTAGACGCTGCCCAGACCACAGAGCTGCAGGGACGAGAGACAGTGACCACCATGTGTGGCTCCAAACCCATCAGGGCTCTTTCCACTAGTGCCC caacagCAGCCAGCACTGACGCCACCAAGACCATCCTGGTGACTACACTGGATGAGCAAATCTCCATCACAGTACCCATGAATCGCAGAGGGAGAGGGCGCCAGGGCAAACGGGGAAACAGAAGGAATGGGCAGAACTAA
- the LOC138977109 gene encoding sulfotransferase 6B1-like, translating into MADDGVAEKKTPGEKSSLAKKDGEDSAFSLVTVDDDVFMRFPIANTSVADHLRNIRNMPMREDDIVIAAFPKCGTHWMWEVTQMLTKGKAEHDCRPKEMVMLEFNPMEDFESVPSPRVINSHLFPRHLPKEVVTKRSRVVNVIRNPKDAAVSMYFHLLQMKGFQGIGVPDFARGFLHGGISPGSYFDYFAHIKEMTQWQREHPEVPVINIYYEDAKKDLVKCVRQLAEFLKVDASDQLCGDIADQCSFNKLKQADETVKVKDKSPAKEQFKDGSMSMFRKGEFTLTETKAGT; encoded by the exons ATGGCAGACGACGGTGTAGCGGAGAAGAAGACCCCCGGCGAAAAGTCCTCCCTGGCGAAAAAAGACGGCGAAGACAGCGCGTTTAGTCTTGTAACTGTGGACGATGATGTGTTTATGAGGTTCCCCATCGCTAACACGTCGGTTGCCGACCACCTTCGCAACATCAGGAATATGCCTATGAGAGAGGATGATATCGTCATTGCTGCCTTTCCCAAATGCG GCACCCACTGGATGTGGGAGGTGACCCAGATGCTGACCAAGGGCAAAGCGGAGCACGATTGTCGCCCCAAAGAAATGGTGATGCTCGAGTTCAACCCGATGGAGGACTTTGAATCCGTGCCCTCGCCGAGGGTCATCAACTCCCACCTCTTCCCCCGGCATCTGCCCAAGGAGGTGGTCACCAAGAGGTCACGTGTCGTCAACGTCATTCGAAACCCCAAGGACGCGGCTGTGTCGATGTACTTCCACCTGCTGCAGATGAAGGGGTTTCAGGGTATCGGGGTGCCCGACTTTGCCAGGGGCTTCCTCCACGGTGGAATATCGCCTG GCTCCTACTTTGACTACTTTGCACACATAAAGGAAATGACGCAATGGCAGAGGGAACACCCCGAGGTACCAGTCATCAACATCTATTACGAAGACGCCAAGAAA GATCTTGTGAAGTGCGTCCGGCAGCTGGCCGAGTTCCTGAAAGTGGACGCGAGTGACCAGCTGTGTGGGGACATCGCTGACCAGTGCTCCTTCAACAAGCTTAAGCAGGCCGACGAGACTGTCAAGGTCAAGGACAAGTCCCCAGCCAAAGAGCAGTTCAAGGACGGTTCAATGAGCATGTTCAGGAAAGGTGAGtttacact AACTGAGACAAAGGCCGGCacttag